One Paralichthys olivaceus isolate ysfri-2021 chromosome 21, ASM2471397v2, whole genome shotgun sequence genomic window carries:
- the myocd gene encoding myocardin isoform X5: MNAVTCSEIHNSSSEDRQCPGHLQSSAQGHGDTGQLTEMKNHILKKQPPSAQGKNVLQLRLQQRRTREQLADQGIMPLNHGKFPKQEDSYAFEEDSSSESLSPEQHHSDESQGSACPSSEAVGSTPSSSSSPALTSPRQVGATRDPPDQSQDEGLSGANNSVATPPIPVPAIVKSKTSDKNRHKKPKDVKPKVKKLKYHQYIPPDQKAEKSPPPMDSAYARLLQQQQLFLQLQILSQQKHSHTHPQTQQQQQHAHTPQAQAQQRQPTFSYQPHMPTQTHKGSSEQISACSSSGPSSTANSNSSSPVKSTYPNQSNISPVKPGPLPANLDDLKVSELRQHLRIRGMPVSGTKTALIERLRPFKDCNAGSSPSGSSDITTVTFPVTPTGSLSSYQSPSSSSALSQGGYYPYPSTSSTPPISPASSELSLSGSLPDSFSDVPMSSPTHFALQPSPAQLSMEDGLAGGSQGSGGQRAGEGGAMDGLEAEKDKMLVEKQKVIEELTWKLHQEQRQVEELKMQLHKRKRCYGATQDSVPPPPHPAVHHQQTPAMMGQHFFGVTVKQEPLSLSSSCPLSSPKQLKSPPGNCMEEMGHCNTSVTNLGAPGGPQCMDTAPASGSPSTMSAFLSPQCSPQDCPNVKSSSSPQPSSPNNPYLLSPPLGRDSCGHHHPPGNNRARNMQIHQKSGGQAVNCSYTSDQRGLQGDFPPSTDCGLNHSSSAKADNQNMQPKISVLPSPRHVGQKSQVSSPAFSSSDSDASDLRQPPCYEDAVKQQLTRSQQMDELLDVLIESGEMPANAREERERSSVTKVVPHITVSPGYPGLLIPRFHRHYEHLYPAQPPYDHSGNHITESHLESLLGSPIGRGGEVALLKMATEDGVDDEGNREGDGYGSPHNHHRHPHHPPQDKLVASRDQMDTPLSPISSKASTFPEVQGMVSMTFSETPWETMEWLDLMPPSSATAFSVPPPSGPSIFNTEFLDVTDMNLNSAMDLHLEHW; encoded by the exons TCCTACAGTTAAGACTTCAGCAGAGGAGGACACGAGAGCAGCTGGCAGACCAAGGCATCATGCCTC TGAACCATGGCAAGTTCCCGAAGCAGGAAGACTCTTACGCGTTCGAAGAGGACAGCAGCAGCGAGAGTCTGTCTCCAGAGCAGCACCACAGTGACGAGTCCCAGGGCTCAGCCTGTCCTTCATCGGAGGCCGTGGGCAGCACgccctcctcctcgtcctcaccTGCCCTCACCAGCCCACGACAG GTGGGAGCAACCAGAGACCCACCTGATCAGAGCCAGGATGAAGGACTGTCCGGTGCCAACAACAGCGTGGCTACTCCCCCTATCCCTGTTCCTGCTATTGTCAAG TCCAAGACGTCAGACAAGAACCGACACAAGAAACCCAAAGATGTGAAGCCCAAAGTGAAGAAGCTCAAGTACCACCAGTACATTCCTCCAGACCAGAAGGCAGAGAAGTCACCTCCTCCCATGGACTCGGCGTAcgcccgcctcctgcagcagcagcagctcttcctgcagctgcagatcCTCAGCCAGCAgaaacactctcacacacatcctcagacgcagcagcagcagcagcacgcacacactccgCAGGCCCAGGCTCAGCAGAGGCAGCCGACTTTCAGCTACCAGCCTCACATGCCGACCCAGACCCACAA AGGATCCAGTGAGCAGATATCAGCTTGTAGCTCCAGTGGCCCGTCCAGCACAGCCAACAGTAACTCCTCCTCTCCAGTGAAGAGCACATATCCCAACCAGAGTAACATCTCACCAGTCAAACCTGGGCCCCTGCCAGCCAATCTAGATGACCTAAAA GTCTCAGAGCTCAGGCAGCACCTGCGTATCCGAGGCATGCCTGTCTCAGGTACCAAGACCGCCCTCATAGAGCGACTCCGGCCCTTCAAAGACTGCAACGCCGGCTCCTCGCCCTCAGGCTCCTCCGACATCACCACGGTGACCTTCCCCGTCACACCCACCGGGTCCTTGTCCTCCTACCAGTCCCCGTCCTCCTCCAGCGCCCTGTCTCAGGGAGGCTACTACCCGTACCCCAGCACCTCCTCCACCCCGCCCATCTCTCCGGCCTCCTCTGAGCTGTCCCTCAGCGGCTCGCTCCCTGACAGCTTCAGCGACGTGCCCATGTCCTCGCCAACGCACTTCGCTCTGCAGCCATCCCCGGCCCAGCTCAGCATGGAGGACGGCCTGGCAGGGGGCAGCCAGGGCAGCGGGGGACAGAGGGCGGGGGAAGGCGGAGCCATGGACGGCCTGGAAGCTGAAAAGGATAAGATGCTGGTGGAAAAGCAGAAGGTGATTGAGGAGCTGACGTGGAAGCTGCACCAGGAGCAGAGACAG GTTGAAGAGCTGAAAATGCAGCTCCACAAGCGGAAACGCTGCTACGGAGCAACGCAGGACAGtgtccctcctccacctcacccTGCCGTGCACCACCAGCAGACTCCTGCCATGATGGGACAGCACTTCTTTGGGGTTACTGTAAAGCAGGAGCCGCTATCCCTGTCCTCCAGCTGCCCTCTGTCCTCTCCCAAACAGCTCAAGAGCCCTCCTGGCAACTGCATGGAGGAGATGGGGCACTGTAACACCTCCGTCACCAACCTGGGGGCCCCCGGGGGGCCACAGTGTATGGACACGGCCCCTGCCTCGGGCAGCCCCTCCACCATGTCCGCTTTCCTCAGTCCACAATGCTCACCGCAAGATTGTCCCAATGTAAAGTCTTCCAGTAGTCCGCAACCCTCGTCTCCTAATAACCCGTACCTGCTCTCACCTCCGCTGGGAAGGGACAGCTGTGGTCACCACCATCCCCCAGGCAACAACAGAGCACGCAACATGCAG ATCCACCAGAAGAGTGGTGGCCAGGCGGTGAACTGCTcctatacttctgaccaaagaGGTCTTCAGGGAGACTTTCCCCCCTCAACCGACTGTGGCCTTAACCACAGCAGCTCAGCCAAAGCTGACAACCAGAACATGCAACCAAAG ATTTCAGTATTGCCCTCTCCTCGGCATGTTGGCCAAAAAAGCCAGGTCTCTTCCCCTGCCTTCAGTAGCTCAGATTCAGATGCATCTGACTTAAGACAGCCCCCATGCTATGAGGATGCAGTGAAGCAG caactGACCAGAAGTCAACAGATGGACGAACTTTTGGATGTACTCATAGAGAGTGGAG AGATGCCAGCTAACgccagagaagagagggagaggtccTCTGTAACCAAAGTTGTGCCTCACATTACTGTGTCCCCAGGGTATCCCGGTCTCCTCATCCCAAGGTTCCACCGTCACTATGAGCACCTGTACCCCGCACAGCCCCCCTACGACCACTCGGGCAATCACATCACAGAGAGCCACTTGGAGTCTCTGCTTGGGAGTCCAATCGGCCGGGGAGGGGAAGTGGCCCTTCTTAAAATGGCTACCGAGGACGGGGTTGATGATGAAGGGAACAGAGAGGGCGATGGGTACGGCAGCCCCCACAACCACCACCGCCACCCACACCATCCCCCACAGGACAAACTCGTGGCCAGCAGAGATCAGATGGACACCCCTCTGTCACCCATCAGCAGCAAGGCGTCCACCTTCCCTGAGGTACAGGGGATGGTCAGCATGACGTTCAGCGAGACGCCGTGGGAAACGATGGAGTGGCTGGACCTGATGCCACCCAGCTCAGCCACGGCCTTCAGCGTTCCCCCACCCAGTGGCCCCAGCATCTTTAACACAGAGTTCCTGGATGTCACAGACATGAACTTGAACTCTGCCATGGACCTTCACCTGGAGCACTGGTGA
- the myocd gene encoding myocardin isoform X2, with the protein MNAVTCSEIHNSSSEDRQCPGHLQSSAQGHGDTGQLTEMKNHILKKQPPSAQGKNVLQLRLQQRRTREQLADQGIMPHPASDSSSVEAQLRLKRVRLAQDLNEKLALRPGPLELVQKNIIPLDSADTMTVNHGKFPKQEDSYAFEEDSSSESLSPEQHHSDESQGSACPSSEAVGSTPSSSSSPALTSPRQVGATRDPPDQSQDEGLSGANNSVATPPIPVPAIVKSKTSDKNRHKKPKDVKPKVKKLKYHQYIPPDQKAEKSPPPMDSAYARLLQQQQLFLQLQILSQQKHSHTHPQTQQQQQHAHTPQAQAQQRQPTFSYQPHMPTQTHKGSSEQISACSSSGPSSTANSNSSSPVKSTYPNQSNISPVKPGPLPANLDDLKVSELRQHLRIRGMPVSGTKTALIERLRPFKDCNAGSSPSGSSDITTVTFPVTPTGSLSSYQSPSSSSALSQGGYYPYPSTSSTPPISPASSELSLSGSLPDSFSDVPMSSPTHFALQPSPAQLSMEDGLAGGSQGSGGQRAGEGGAMDGLEAEKDKMLVEKQKVIEELTWKLHQEQRQVEELKMQLHKRKRCYGATQDSVPPPPHPAVHHQQTPAMMGQHFFGVTVKQEPLSLSSSCPLSSPKQLKSPPGNCMEEMGHCNTSVTNLGAPGGPQCMDTAPASGSPSTMSAFLSPQCSPQDCPNVKSSSSPQPSSPNNPYLLSPPLGRDSCGHHHPPGNNRARNMQIHQKSGGQAVNCSYTSDQRGLQGDFPPSTDCGLNHSSSAKADNQNMQPKISVLPSPRHVGQKSQVSSPAFSSSDSDASDLRQPPCYEDAVKQQLTRSQQMDELLDVLIESGGYPGLLIPRFHRHYEHLYPAQPPYDHSGNHITESHLESLLGSPIGRGGEVALLKMATEDGVDDEGNREGDGYGSPHNHHRHPHHPPQDKLVASRDQMDTPLSPISSKASTFPEVQGMVSMTFSETPWETMEWLDLMPPSSATAFSVPPPSGPSIFNTEFLDVTDMNLNSAMDLHLEHW; encoded by the exons TCCTACAGTTAAGACTTCAGCAGAGGAGGACACGAGAGCAGCTGGCAGACCAAGGCATCATGCCTC ACCCGGCCTCAGACAGCTCCTCTGTGGAGGCCCAGCTGAGGCTTAAGCGAGTCCGGCTCGCCCAGGACCTGAACGAGAAGCTGGCTCTCAGGCCGGGGCCCCTGGAGCTGGTCCAAAAGAATATCATTCCCCTAGATTCTGCCGACACAATGACAG TGAACCATGGCAAGTTCCCGAAGCAGGAAGACTCTTACGCGTTCGAAGAGGACAGCAGCAGCGAGAGTCTGTCTCCAGAGCAGCACCACAGTGACGAGTCCCAGGGCTCAGCCTGTCCTTCATCGGAGGCCGTGGGCAGCACgccctcctcctcgtcctcaccTGCCCTCACCAGCCCACGACAG GTGGGAGCAACCAGAGACCCACCTGATCAGAGCCAGGATGAAGGACTGTCCGGTGCCAACAACAGCGTGGCTACTCCCCCTATCCCTGTTCCTGCTATTGTCAAG TCCAAGACGTCAGACAAGAACCGACACAAGAAACCCAAAGATGTGAAGCCCAAAGTGAAGAAGCTCAAGTACCACCAGTACATTCCTCCAGACCAGAAGGCAGAGAAGTCACCTCCTCCCATGGACTCGGCGTAcgcccgcctcctgcagcagcagcagctcttcctgcagctgcagatcCTCAGCCAGCAgaaacactctcacacacatcctcagacgcagcagcagcagcagcacgcacacactccgCAGGCCCAGGCTCAGCAGAGGCAGCCGACTTTCAGCTACCAGCCTCACATGCCGACCCAGACCCACAA AGGATCCAGTGAGCAGATATCAGCTTGTAGCTCCAGTGGCCCGTCCAGCACAGCCAACAGTAACTCCTCCTCTCCAGTGAAGAGCACATATCCCAACCAGAGTAACATCTCACCAGTCAAACCTGGGCCCCTGCCAGCCAATCTAGATGACCTAAAA GTCTCAGAGCTCAGGCAGCACCTGCGTATCCGAGGCATGCCTGTCTCAGGTACCAAGACCGCCCTCATAGAGCGACTCCGGCCCTTCAAAGACTGCAACGCCGGCTCCTCGCCCTCAGGCTCCTCCGACATCACCACGGTGACCTTCCCCGTCACACCCACCGGGTCCTTGTCCTCCTACCAGTCCCCGTCCTCCTCCAGCGCCCTGTCTCAGGGAGGCTACTACCCGTACCCCAGCACCTCCTCCACCCCGCCCATCTCTCCGGCCTCCTCTGAGCTGTCCCTCAGCGGCTCGCTCCCTGACAGCTTCAGCGACGTGCCCATGTCCTCGCCAACGCACTTCGCTCTGCAGCCATCCCCGGCCCAGCTCAGCATGGAGGACGGCCTGGCAGGGGGCAGCCAGGGCAGCGGGGGACAGAGGGCGGGGGAAGGCGGAGCCATGGACGGCCTGGAAGCTGAAAAGGATAAGATGCTGGTGGAAAAGCAGAAGGTGATTGAGGAGCTGACGTGGAAGCTGCACCAGGAGCAGAGACAG GTTGAAGAGCTGAAAATGCAGCTCCACAAGCGGAAACGCTGCTACGGAGCAACGCAGGACAGtgtccctcctccacctcacccTGCCGTGCACCACCAGCAGACTCCTGCCATGATGGGACAGCACTTCTTTGGGGTTACTGTAAAGCAGGAGCCGCTATCCCTGTCCTCCAGCTGCCCTCTGTCCTCTCCCAAACAGCTCAAGAGCCCTCCTGGCAACTGCATGGAGGAGATGGGGCACTGTAACACCTCCGTCACCAACCTGGGGGCCCCCGGGGGGCCACAGTGTATGGACACGGCCCCTGCCTCGGGCAGCCCCTCCACCATGTCCGCTTTCCTCAGTCCACAATGCTCACCGCAAGATTGTCCCAATGTAAAGTCTTCCAGTAGTCCGCAACCCTCGTCTCCTAATAACCCGTACCTGCTCTCACCTCCGCTGGGAAGGGACAGCTGTGGTCACCACCATCCCCCAGGCAACAACAGAGCACGCAACATGCAG ATCCACCAGAAGAGTGGTGGCCAGGCGGTGAACTGCTcctatacttctgaccaaagaGGTCTTCAGGGAGACTTTCCCCCCTCAACCGACTGTGGCCTTAACCACAGCAGCTCAGCCAAAGCTGACAACCAGAACATGCAACCAAAG ATTTCAGTATTGCCCTCTCCTCGGCATGTTGGCCAAAAAAGCCAGGTCTCTTCCCCTGCCTTCAGTAGCTCAGATTCAGATGCATCTGACTTAAGACAGCCCCCATGCTATGAGGATGCAGTGAAGCAG caactGACCAGAAGTCAACAGATGGACGAACTTTTGGATGTACTCATAGAGAGTGGAG GGTATCCCGGTCTCCTCATCCCAAGGTTCCACCGTCACTATGAGCACCTGTACCCCGCACAGCCCCCCTACGACCACTCGGGCAATCACATCACAGAGAGCCACTTGGAGTCTCTGCTTGGGAGTCCAATCGGCCGGGGAGGGGAAGTGGCCCTTCTTAAAATGGCTACCGAGGACGGGGTTGATGATGAAGGGAACAGAGAGGGCGATGGGTACGGCAGCCCCCACAACCACCACCGCCACCCACACCATCCCCCACAGGACAAACTCGTGGCCAGCAGAGATCAGATGGACACCCCTCTGTCACCCATCAGCAGCAAGGCGTCCACCTTCCCTGAGGTACAGGGGATGGTCAGCATGACGTTCAGCGAGACGCCGTGGGAAACGATGGAGTGGCTGGACCTGATGCCACCCAGCTCAGCCACGGCCTTCAGCGTTCCCCCACCCAGTGGCCCCAGCATCTTTAACACAGAGTTCCTGGATGTCACAGACATGAACTTGAACTCTGCCATGGACCTTCACCTGGAGCACTGGTGA
- the myocd gene encoding myocardin isoform X6, which produces MNAVTCSEIHNSSSEDRQCPGHLQSSAQGHGDTGQLTEMKNHILKKQPPSAQGKNVLQLRLQQRRTREQLADQGIMPHPASDSSSVEAQLRLKRVRLAQDLNEKLALRPGPLELVQKNIIPLDSADTMTVNHGKFPKQEDSYAFEEDSSSESLSPEQHHSDESQGSACPSSEAVGSTPSSSSSPALTSPRQVGATRDPPDQSQDEGLSGANNSVATPPIPVPAIVKSKTSDKNRHKKPKDVKPKVKKLKYHQYIPPDQKAEKSPPPMDSAYARLLQQQQLFLQLQILSQQKHSHTHPQTQQQQQHAHTPQAQAQQRQPTFSYQPHMPTQTHKGSSEQISACSSSGPSSTANSNSSSPVKSTYPNQSNISPVKPGPLPANLDDLKVSELRQHLRIRGMPVSGTKTALIERLRPFKDCNAGSSPSGSSDITTVTFPVTPTGSLSSYQSPSSSSALSQGGYYPYPSTSSTPPISPASSELSLSGSLPDSFSDVPMSSPTHFALQPSPAQLSMEDGLAGGSQGSGGQRAGEGGAMDGLEAEKDKMLVEKQKVIEELTWKLHQEQRQVEELKMQLHKRKRCYGATQDSVPPPPHPAVHHQQTPAMMGQHFFGVTVKQEPLSLSSSCPLSSPKQLKSPPGNCMEEMGHCNTSVTNLGAPGGPQCMDTAPASGSPSTMSAFLSPQCSPQDCPNVKSSSSPQPSSPNNPYLLSPPLGRDSCGHHHPPGNNRARNMQIHQKSGGQAVNCSYTSDQRGLQGDFPPSTDCGLNHSSSAKADNQNMQPKQLTRSQQMDELLDVLIESGGYPGLLIPRFHRHYEHLYPAQPPYDHSGNHITESHLESLLGSPIGRGGEVALLKMATEDGVDDEGNREGDGYGSPHNHHRHPHHPPQDKLVASRDQMDTPLSPISSKASTFPEVQGMVSMTFSETPWETMEWLDLMPPSSATAFSVPPPSGPSIFNTEFLDVTDMNLNSAMDLHLEHW; this is translated from the exons TCCTACAGTTAAGACTTCAGCAGAGGAGGACACGAGAGCAGCTGGCAGACCAAGGCATCATGCCTC ACCCGGCCTCAGACAGCTCCTCTGTGGAGGCCCAGCTGAGGCTTAAGCGAGTCCGGCTCGCCCAGGACCTGAACGAGAAGCTGGCTCTCAGGCCGGGGCCCCTGGAGCTGGTCCAAAAGAATATCATTCCCCTAGATTCTGCCGACACAATGACAG TGAACCATGGCAAGTTCCCGAAGCAGGAAGACTCTTACGCGTTCGAAGAGGACAGCAGCAGCGAGAGTCTGTCTCCAGAGCAGCACCACAGTGACGAGTCCCAGGGCTCAGCCTGTCCTTCATCGGAGGCCGTGGGCAGCACgccctcctcctcgtcctcaccTGCCCTCACCAGCCCACGACAG GTGGGAGCAACCAGAGACCCACCTGATCAGAGCCAGGATGAAGGACTGTCCGGTGCCAACAACAGCGTGGCTACTCCCCCTATCCCTGTTCCTGCTATTGTCAAG TCCAAGACGTCAGACAAGAACCGACACAAGAAACCCAAAGATGTGAAGCCCAAAGTGAAGAAGCTCAAGTACCACCAGTACATTCCTCCAGACCAGAAGGCAGAGAAGTCACCTCCTCCCATGGACTCGGCGTAcgcccgcctcctgcagcagcagcagctcttcctgcagctgcagatcCTCAGCCAGCAgaaacactctcacacacatcctcagacgcagcagcagcagcagcacgcacacactccgCAGGCCCAGGCTCAGCAGAGGCAGCCGACTTTCAGCTACCAGCCTCACATGCCGACCCAGACCCACAA AGGATCCAGTGAGCAGATATCAGCTTGTAGCTCCAGTGGCCCGTCCAGCACAGCCAACAGTAACTCCTCCTCTCCAGTGAAGAGCACATATCCCAACCAGAGTAACATCTCACCAGTCAAACCTGGGCCCCTGCCAGCCAATCTAGATGACCTAAAA GTCTCAGAGCTCAGGCAGCACCTGCGTATCCGAGGCATGCCTGTCTCAGGTACCAAGACCGCCCTCATAGAGCGACTCCGGCCCTTCAAAGACTGCAACGCCGGCTCCTCGCCCTCAGGCTCCTCCGACATCACCACGGTGACCTTCCCCGTCACACCCACCGGGTCCTTGTCCTCCTACCAGTCCCCGTCCTCCTCCAGCGCCCTGTCTCAGGGAGGCTACTACCCGTACCCCAGCACCTCCTCCACCCCGCCCATCTCTCCGGCCTCCTCTGAGCTGTCCCTCAGCGGCTCGCTCCCTGACAGCTTCAGCGACGTGCCCATGTCCTCGCCAACGCACTTCGCTCTGCAGCCATCCCCGGCCCAGCTCAGCATGGAGGACGGCCTGGCAGGGGGCAGCCAGGGCAGCGGGGGACAGAGGGCGGGGGAAGGCGGAGCCATGGACGGCCTGGAAGCTGAAAAGGATAAGATGCTGGTGGAAAAGCAGAAGGTGATTGAGGAGCTGACGTGGAAGCTGCACCAGGAGCAGAGACAG GTTGAAGAGCTGAAAATGCAGCTCCACAAGCGGAAACGCTGCTACGGAGCAACGCAGGACAGtgtccctcctccacctcacccTGCCGTGCACCACCAGCAGACTCCTGCCATGATGGGACAGCACTTCTTTGGGGTTACTGTAAAGCAGGAGCCGCTATCCCTGTCCTCCAGCTGCCCTCTGTCCTCTCCCAAACAGCTCAAGAGCCCTCCTGGCAACTGCATGGAGGAGATGGGGCACTGTAACACCTCCGTCACCAACCTGGGGGCCCCCGGGGGGCCACAGTGTATGGACACGGCCCCTGCCTCGGGCAGCCCCTCCACCATGTCCGCTTTCCTCAGTCCACAATGCTCACCGCAAGATTGTCCCAATGTAAAGTCTTCCAGTAGTCCGCAACCCTCGTCTCCTAATAACCCGTACCTGCTCTCACCTCCGCTGGGAAGGGACAGCTGTGGTCACCACCATCCCCCAGGCAACAACAGAGCACGCAACATGCAG ATCCACCAGAAGAGTGGTGGCCAGGCGGTGAACTGCTcctatacttctgaccaaagaGGTCTTCAGGGAGACTTTCCCCCCTCAACCGACTGTGGCCTTAACCACAGCAGCTCAGCCAAAGCTGACAACCAGAACATGCAACCAAAG caactGACCAGAAGTCAACAGATGGACGAACTTTTGGATGTACTCATAGAGAGTGGAG GGTATCCCGGTCTCCTCATCCCAAGGTTCCACCGTCACTATGAGCACCTGTACCCCGCACAGCCCCCCTACGACCACTCGGGCAATCACATCACAGAGAGCCACTTGGAGTCTCTGCTTGGGAGTCCAATCGGCCGGGGAGGGGAAGTGGCCCTTCTTAAAATGGCTACCGAGGACGGGGTTGATGATGAAGGGAACAGAGAGGGCGATGGGTACGGCAGCCCCCACAACCACCACCGCCACCCACACCATCCCCCACAGGACAAACTCGTGGCCAGCAGAGATCAGATGGACACCCCTCTGTCACCCATCAGCAGCAAGGCGTCCACCTTCCCTGAGGTACAGGGGATGGTCAGCATGACGTTCAGCGAGACGCCGTGGGAAACGATGGAGTGGCTGGACCTGATGCCACCCAGCTCAGCCACGGCCTTCAGCGTTCCCCCACCCAGTGGCCCCAGCATCTTTAACACAGAGTTCCTGGATGTCACAGACATGAACTTGAACTCTGCCATGGACCTTCACCTGGAGCACTGGTGA